The Hydrogenimonas thermophila genome segment ATTTGAGTGTATTGTATGGCGGATATAAAGCAATGCAAATGATAACAAATGCTCAAGATAACGAGATGATCGAGTACACAATGAAAGAAGCTAAAGAGAGATTGGATGTTTTAGATATAGAATTTAAAAAAGAAGATGATGCAACAGAGAATGATTAAAGTGTCGAGTTTTTGAGGACAAAGTTAAAAAAAGTATTAAAATGCAAGTAAAATTCTTTAATTATACGAAAATAAGCGGATACTAGAGGTTTTCTTTTTTATTGGACTAAAGTCCAATCCCCAATATGGGGTCGGGACTTTCTCACAGAGAGTACAAGCACAAGAGTCCCGCATTCGCATTAATGAAAGTTTTTGGATGTGCAGAAAGTTTTATGCTTTTAAAGTAGATTGTTTAAGATTTGGATTATTGTATAATGGAGTATTGGAATTTGAGAGGAGAAAATTATGGTAAGGGAAATCATAAGAGTTAAAGATGAATTTTATAGAGTTCATATTCCAAAAGAGTATGTCAACAAAAAGGTTGAAATTTTAGTATTGCCTTTTGATGAAAATGATGAAAATGATGAAAATAGTGCAAGCAGAATTTTAAAAAAGACTTCTGGGATATTAAAAGATAAAAATATAGATCCTATTAAATGGCAAGAGGAAATTAGAATTGATAGAGAAATATAGTAAATTTTTGGTAGATTCTAATATTTTTATCTATCATCTAAATGGAGAGAAGGTTGCAACTAAATTTTTAGAGGCAAATATAGATAAAATTTATATATCTAGAATTACATACATTGAAGTGTTATCATTTAATTTTGAAAATAATGAAGAAAATAATGTAATCGAACTGTTAAATCTGTTTAGAGTTATAGATACTTCTGACGATATAGCTATGCAGTGTATTAAAAATAGAAGAGTTAAGAAAATTAAATTAGCAGATAATATAATTGCT includes the following:
- a CDS encoding type II toxin-antitoxin system VapC family toxin is translated as MIEKYSKFLVDSNIFIYHLNGEKVATKFLEANIDKIYISRITYIEVLSFNFENNEENNVIELLNLFRVIDTSDDIAMQCIKNRRVKKIKLADNIIASTAMVYDYTLVTRNTKDFNGLELKIINPFLQE